One segment of Niveibacterium microcysteis DNA contains the following:
- the gabD gene encoding NADP-dependent succinate-semialdehyde dehydrogenase has translation MELQRKDLLRQQAYIDGRWCDADSGKTAEVINPATGVKLGTVPMAGVAETRRAIEAGRVAQKAWAAKTAKERAAVLRRWFDLMMKHQDDLARILTAEQGKPFAEAKGEIAYGASFIEWFAEEGKRIYGDTIPQHQADKRLIVIKQPIGVCAAITPWNFPNAMITRKAGPALAAGCAMVLKPATQTPFSALALAALAEEAGLPAGLFSVITGSSTEIGGEMTGNPTVAKLSFTGSTEVGRILMRQSADTIKKLSLELGGNAPFIVFDDADLDQAVEGALISKFRNTGQTCVCANRLFVQEGVYEAFAAKLAAKVGAMKVGNGMDEGVQQGPLIDSKALAKVEEHVSDVLAAGGAVATGGKRHALGRTFYEPTVLTGVTRDMKIFREETFGPVAPLIKFKDEADVIAMSNDTEFGLASYFYSRDIGRIFRVAEALEYGMVGVNTGLISNELAPFGGVKQSGLGREGSKYGIEDYLEIKYICLGGIDR, from the coding sequence ATGGAACTGCAACGCAAGGACCTGCTGCGCCAGCAGGCCTATATCGATGGTCGTTGGTGTGACGCCGACAGTGGAAAGACTGCCGAGGTCATCAATCCTGCGACGGGGGTGAAGCTCGGCACCGTGCCGATGGCGGGTGTCGCGGAAACGCGCCGTGCGATCGAAGCAGGGCGAGTTGCGCAGAAGGCCTGGGCAGCCAAGACTGCCAAGGAACGCGCCGCAGTGCTGCGCCGCTGGTTCGACCTGATGATGAAGCATCAGGACGACCTCGCGCGCATTCTGACTGCCGAGCAGGGCAAGCCCTTTGCCGAAGCGAAGGGGGAGATCGCCTACGGGGCATCATTCATCGAATGGTTTGCCGAAGAGGGTAAGCGCATCTACGGCGACACCATCCCGCAGCACCAGGCGGACAAGCGGCTGATCGTCATCAAACAGCCGATCGGCGTGTGCGCCGCGATCACGCCGTGGAACTTCCCCAACGCGATGATCACGCGCAAGGCTGGCCCGGCGCTGGCAGCAGGTTGTGCGATGGTGCTCAAGCCCGCGACGCAGACGCCTTTCTCCGCGCTCGCGCTCGCCGCGCTGGCGGAAGAAGCCGGCCTGCCGGCGGGCCTCTTCAGTGTCATCACCGGCTCGTCAACCGAGATCGGTGGCGAGATGACCGGCAACCCGACCGTCGCGAAGCTGAGCTTCACGGGCTCTACCGAGGTGGGCCGGATCCTGATGCGCCAGTCCGCCGACACGATCAAGAAGCTCTCGCTCGAACTGGGCGGCAATGCGCCCTTCATCGTGTTCGACGATGCCGATCTCGATCAGGCCGTCGAGGGTGCGTTGATATCCAAGTTCCGCAACACCGGCCAGACCTGCGTGTGCGCGAATCGCCTGTTCGTGCAGGAGGGCGTTTATGAGGCCTTCGCCGCCAAGCTCGCCGCCAAGGTGGGTGCGATGAAGGTCGGCAACGGCATGGACGAGGGCGTGCAGCAAGGCCCGCTGATCGACAGCAAGGCGCTCGCCAAGGTCGAGGAACACGTCAGCGACGTGCTCGCCGCGGGCGGTGCGGTGGCGACGGGTGGCAAGCGCCATGCGCTGGGCCGCACTTTCTACGAGCCCACCGTGCTGACTGGTGTCACCCGCGACATGAAGATCTTCCGTGAGGAGACCTTCGGCCCGGTCGCCCCGCTGATTAAGTTCAAGGACGAGGCAGACGTCATCGCCATGTCCAACGACACCGAGTTCGGTCTCGCCAGCTACTTCTACAGTCGCGACATCGGCCGCATCTTCCGCGTCGCCGAGGCGCTGGAGTACGGCATGGTGGGTGTCAACACCGGCCTGATCTCGAACGAGCTCGCGCCCTTCGGTGGCGTGAAGCAGTCCGGGCTGGGGCGTGAAGGTTCGAAGTACGGTATCGAGGACTATCTCGAGATCAAGTACATCTGTCTCGGCGGCATCGACCGCTGA
- a CDS encoding DUF3138 family protein: MKALKVTTLALALAAAFPAAAQAQSNKELLNELRALKQRVTELEQKLKSEESKKAAAPATAAVAVPAAEPVQPGMTPDQQAEFNRIAVKAEALEDARDASGLRGLKISGYIDPTFIYNQRQDRAGFQFLNQVGDDGYNYDNGYFGMGQLDIQKEMDGGTKWRLTLQPNRGVGEVFSPGNIIAEASVSVPLTDLQTRFIAGQIPDWSGYEYLPGTQNKLITHNLLFDFTLPTAYTGAGMEITSGKWIVKGLLANMNASKKNSGNKAPVLAYRVDYAKGEFNGFGFAGVHGKAANLRADETDDTGSLVYPDQSGKDTALNLFELDGYFIRGDWTVQGQVSFGQQKKAAVYANPDTGELQDARWWGLSGLAAYKFTPQLEGIMRADYINNSKNGGGLLGYNFSDGRNGIGPGFVYDDAAGTWGEDPDSKGSNRYALTFGLGYAFNLNTVFKMEYRYDGSNKHVFENVKDGSYKKDNQLFGVATVVSF, from the coding sequence ATGAAAGCCTTGAAGGTCACCACCCTGGCACTGGCATTGGCCGCGGCGTTTCCTGCGGCCGCGCAGGCGCAGTCGAACAAGGAGCTGCTCAACGAACTGCGCGCGCTCAAGCAGCGGGTGACTGAGCTTGAGCAAAAGCTCAAGTCGGAAGAAAGCAAGAAGGCCGCTGCACCGGCTACCGCCGCGGTCGCCGTGCCGGCTGCCGAACCCGTACAGCCGGGCATGACGCCTGATCAGCAAGCCGAGTTCAACCGCATTGCGGTCAAGGCTGAGGCGCTGGAGGACGCGCGTGATGCCTCTGGCCTGCGGGGCTTGAAGATCAGCGGCTATATCGATCCGACCTTCATCTACAACCAGCGCCAGGATCGCGCCGGCTTCCAGTTCCTCAACCAGGTCGGGGACGATGGCTACAACTACGACAACGGCTACTTCGGCATGGGCCAGCTCGACATTCAGAAAGAAATGGATGGCGGCACGAAATGGCGCCTGACCTTGCAGCCAAACCGTGGCGTGGGTGAGGTGTTCAGCCCGGGCAACATCATCGCCGAGGCTTCGGTCTCGGTACCTTTGACCGATCTCCAGACGCGCTTCATCGCTGGTCAGATCCCTGATTGGTCTGGCTACGAATACCTGCCGGGCACGCAGAACAAGCTGATCACCCACAACCTGCTGTTCGACTTCACGCTGCCGACCGCTTACACCGGTGCCGGTATGGAAATCACCAGCGGTAAGTGGATCGTCAAAGGCCTGCTCGCGAACATGAACGCGAGCAAGAAGAACAGTGGCAACAAGGCTCCGGTGCTTGCCTACCGCGTTGACTACGCGAAGGGTGAGTTCAATGGCTTTGGCTTCGCCGGGGTGCATGGCAAGGCGGCGAACCTTCGTGCGGATGAAACCGATGACACCGGCAGCCTTGTGTACCCGGATCAGTCGGGCAAGGACACCGCGCTCAACTTGTTTGAACTCGACGGGTACTTCATCCGCGGTGACTGGACGGTGCAAGGCCAGGTCTCGTTTGGCCAGCAGAAGAAGGCGGCGGTCTACGCGAATCCCGATACAGGCGAACTGCAGGACGCACGCTGGTGGGGGCTCTCTGGCCTTGCTGCGTACAAGTTCACGCCGCAGCTCGAAGGCATCATGCGCGCCGACTACATCAACAACAGCAAGAACGGTGGCGGCTTGCTCGGATACAACTTCTCCGATGGTCGCAACGGCATCGGCCCGGGCTTTGTCTATGACGACGCAGCCGGCACCTGGGGTGAGGATCCGGACAGCAAGGGGTCCAACCGTTATGCACTCACCTTCGGTCTCGGCTACGCGTTCAACCTGAATACCGTGTTCAAGATGGAATACCGCTACGACGGTTCCAACAAGCATGTGTTCGAGAACGTGAAGGACGGTTCGTACAAGAAGGACAACCAGTTGTTCGGGGTCGCAACGGTGGTTTCGTTCTGA
- a CDS encoding ABC transporter permease, producing MNGKKPPIFGETFNRRFGKAWLAGGYAFLYLPIVALVIYSFNNSPLPTTWGGFTFKWYGKLMNDTEMLTGFWLSLKVAFFTACASVVIGMFAAFTLVKYKRFFGRTMFTGMVNAPLVMPEVIIGLSLLLMLVSVQHWLGFPERGAMTIWMGHLLLGLAYATVVIQARLQDLNPQIEEAAMDLGAKPHQVFFLVTMPMIAQALASAWLLTFTLSLDDVVLSAFLSGPGSTTMPLVIFSRARLGLNPSVNAVATVIIAVVSIAVITASYLIARAERRRAREMAAAQRAS from the coding sequence ATGAATGGCAAGAAGCCGCCGATCTTCGGCGAAACCTTCAACCGGCGCTTCGGCAAGGCCTGGCTGGCGGGGGGCTATGCCTTCCTTTACCTGCCGATCGTCGCGCTGGTGATCTACTCGTTCAACAACTCGCCGTTGCCGACCACATGGGGGGGCTTCACCTTCAAGTGGTACGGCAAGCTGATGAACGATACCGAGATGCTCACCGGCTTCTGGCTGTCGCTGAAGGTGGCGTTCTTCACCGCCTGCGCCTCGGTGGTGATAGGCATGTTCGCTGCCTTCACGCTGGTCAAGTACAAGCGCTTCTTCGGCCGCACGATGTTCACCGGCATGGTCAACGCGCCGCTGGTGATGCCGGAAGTGATCATCGGCCTCTCGCTGCTGCTCATGCTCGTATCGGTGCAGCACTGGCTGGGCTTTCCGGAGCGTGGCGCGATGACGATCTGGATGGGCCACCTGCTGCTTGGCCTTGCCTATGCCACGGTGGTCATCCAGGCGCGCCTGCAGGATCTGAACCCGCAGATCGAAGAGGCCGCCATGGACCTGGGTGCCAAGCCGCACCAGGTGTTCTTCCTCGTGACGATGCCGATGATCGCGCAGGCCCTGGCTTCCGCCTGGCTGCTGACCTTCACGCTGTCTCTGGACGATGTCGTGCTGTCGGCCTTCTTGTCCGGCCCCGGCTCCACGACGATGCCGCTGGTGATCTTCTCGCGCGCACGCCTTGGCCTGAACCCCAGTGTCAATGCCGTCGCCACCGTGATCATCGCGGTCGTATCGATTGCAGTGATCACCGCCAGTTACCTGATTGCCCGTGCGGAGCGCCGTCGCGCCCGCGAAATGGCCGCCGCTCAGCGTGCGTCCTGA
- a CDS encoding ABC transporter permease subunit, which translates to MRPQTFLARLRKSKLLSGRTAVIGVPYAWLLVFFLLPFLIVMKISVSEMETVHFKDLLTYKDGLLQLTLKLSNYEFIAEDPLYFKTYLASLKYAAITTLLSLLIGYPFSYFMARAKPSLQPALLMMVMLPFWTSFLLRVYAWKGLLGENGWVANLLELLRIDHLLVAAGLIPALGKFMNTPFSLVLGMVYTYLPFMILPLYANLAKMDLRLLEAAADLGATPWTTFWKITVPLSKAGIIAGSMLVFIPCVGEFVIPELLGGPETLMIGRVLWDEFFSNNDWPMASGVAVVMILLIIVPLAIFNKYQAEAQEAR; encoded by the coding sequence ATGAGACCTCAAACCTTCCTCGCGCGCTTGCGCAAGTCGAAGCTGCTGAGCGGACGCACAGCGGTTATCGGCGTGCCTTACGCCTGGCTGCTGGTGTTCTTCCTGCTGCCCTTCCTGATCGTCATGAAGATCAGCGTCTCTGAAATGGAGACGGTGCACTTCAAGGACTTGCTGACCTACAAGGACGGGCTGCTTCAACTCACGCTGAAGCTCAGCAACTACGAGTTCATTGCTGAAGATCCGCTGTACTTCAAGACCTACCTCGCGAGTTTGAAGTACGCCGCGATCACGACGCTGCTCTCGCTGCTGATCGGCTATCCGTTCTCCTACTTCATGGCGCGTGCCAAGCCTTCGCTTCAGCCTGCGCTGCTGATGATGGTGATGCTGCCGTTCTGGACTTCCTTCCTGTTGCGCGTTTATGCGTGGAAGGGCTTGCTGGGTGAAAACGGCTGGGTCGCCAACCTGCTCGAATTGCTGCGCATCGACCACCTGCTTGTAGCGGCAGGCTTGATACCGGCGCTGGGCAAGTTCATGAACACGCCGTTCTCGCTGGTGCTGGGCATGGTCTACACCTATCTGCCCTTCATGATCCTGCCGCTCTACGCCAATCTCGCGAAGATGGATCTGCGCCTGCTGGAAGCTGCGGCGGACCTCGGCGCCACGCCCTGGACCACGTTCTGGAAGATCACCGTGCCCTTGTCCAAGGCCGGCATCATCGCTGGCTCCATGCTGGTCTTCATCCCCTGCGTGGGCGAGTTCGTGATTCCGGAACTGCTCGGCGGGCCAGAGACGCTAATGATCGGCCGCGTGCTGTGGGACGAGTTCTTCTCGAACAACGACTGGCCGATGGCCTCGGGTGTTGCCGTGGTGATGATCCTGCTGATCATCGTGCCGCTGGCGATCTTCAACAAGTACCAGGCTGAAGCACAGGAGGCCCGCTGA
- a CDS encoding ABC transporter ATP-binding protein — MVVSQAPAFLQIKDVVKDFGGVKAVNHVSIDIAKGEIFALLGSSGCGKTTLLRMLAGFETPTSGRIILNGHDLAGLPPYLRPINMMFQSYALFPHLSVEENVAFGLKRDGMPKDDIAARVEKMLKLVQLSKYAKRKPHQLSGGQQQRVALARSLAKRPDLLLLDEPLGALDKKLREETQIELVNIIEQVGVTVVMVTHDQEEAMTMASRIAIMSEGNILQIGAPSEVYETPANRFVADFIGNVNLMDGTLIDDNPDHVIIECADCKHYVGHGITGNEGMPVSVAVRPEKIHVTRERPEGEYNHVRGTIKDMVYFGSHTVYHIQLGSGLVLKVSESNIARHRDDPLTWGDEVWASWTPLSQVVLTQ, encoded by the coding sequence ATGGTGGTTTCGCAAGCACCGGCGTTTCTTCAGATCAAGGACGTCGTAAAGGACTTTGGCGGCGTGAAGGCGGTTAATCACGTCAGCATCGACATCGCCAAGGGAGAAATTTTCGCGCTGCTCGGATCGAGCGGCTGCGGCAAGACGACGCTCTTGCGGATGCTTGCGGGATTCGAAACCCCGACCTCCGGGCGCATCATCCTTAATGGCCACGATCTGGCGGGTCTGCCGCCTTATCTGCGGCCGATCAACATGATGTTCCAGTCTTACGCGCTGTTCCCGCATCTTTCGGTGGAGGAGAACGTCGCCTTCGGCCTGAAGCGCGATGGCATGCCGAAAGACGACATCGCTGCACGCGTCGAGAAGATGCTCAAGCTGGTGCAGCTCTCGAAGTACGCAAAACGCAAACCGCACCAGCTCTCCGGCGGTCAGCAGCAGCGCGTGGCGTTGGCGCGCAGCCTCGCGAAGCGACCCGATCTGTTGCTGCTCGACGAACCACTCGGCGCGCTGGACAAGAAGCTGCGCGAGGAAACCCAGATCGAGCTGGTGAACATCATCGAGCAGGTGGGTGTCACGGTCGTGATGGTGACGCACGATCAGGAAGAGGCGATGACCATGGCCTCGCGCATCGCGATCATGAGCGAAGGCAACATCCTGCAGATCGGAGCACCGAGCGAGGTGTACGAAACGCCAGCGAACCGTTTCGTCGCGGACTTCATCGGCAACGTGAATCTGATGGATGGCACGCTGATCGATGACAACCCCGACCACGTGATCATCGAGTGCGCCGACTGCAAGCACTACGTTGGCCACGGCATCACTGGTAACGAGGGGATGCCTGTTTCGGTGGCCGTTCGTCCGGAGAAGATCCACGTCACCCGGGAACGCCCGGAAGGCGAATACAACCATGTGCGCGGCACGATCAAGGACATGGTGTATTTCGGCAGCCACACCGTTTATCACATCCAGCTTGGCAGCGGCCTGGTGCTCAAGGTCAGCGAGAGCAACATCGCGCGTCATCGCGATGATCCGCTGACCTGGGGCGACGAGGTATGGGCGAGCTGGACGCCGCTGTCGCAGGTTGTGCTCACGCAGTGA
- a CDS encoding polyamine ABC transporter substrate-binding protein has protein sequence MKVFSNRVLKRCAVGVFAALAFAAHAEEEKVLNVYNWSDYIAEDTLKNFEKETGIKVRYDNFDNNEIVHAKLVAGKTGYDVVVPSSYWAKIQADGGLLMKLDKSKLPNLKNLDPDFQAALAKLDPGNQYMVNWLWGYTTVGINVDKVKAALGNMPMPENAWDLVFKPEYISKLKSCGVSFLDSATEVVPAALHYLGKPAYSKNVSDYGQVPALLKSVRPYVTLFSSSGYINDMANGSICLSLGWSGDINIARQRAIDGKTGQNIQALIPKTGGIVFMDTMVIPADAPHPDNAHKFINYIMRPEVHGSLTNKVFYANPNKESKKFVKPEVASNPTVFLSDADMKKMAMPDAINNDIRRQMTRIYTSFKTGL, from the coding sequence ATGAAAGTGTTCTCGAACCGCGTCCTCAAGCGATGTGCGGTGGGCGTGTTTGCTGCGCTGGCTTTTGCGGCGCATGCGGAAGAAGAAAAGGTCCTGAACGTCTACAACTGGTCGGATTACATCGCGGAAGACACGCTCAAGAACTTCGAGAAGGAAACCGGCATCAAGGTCCGTTACGACAATTTCGACAACAACGAAATCGTTCACGCCAAGCTGGTGGCTGGCAAGACAGGCTATGACGTGGTGGTGCCGTCGTCCTACTGGGCGAAGATCCAGGCTGATGGCGGCCTGCTGATGAAGCTCGACAAGAGCAAGCTGCCCAACCTGAAGAACCTTGATCCCGACTTCCAGGCTGCGCTCGCGAAACTCGATCCAGGCAACCAGTACATGGTGAACTGGCTGTGGGGCTACACCACGGTTGGCATCAACGTTGACAAGGTGAAGGCGGCACTGGGCAACATGCCGATGCCGGAAAATGCCTGGGATCTGGTTTTCAAACCGGAATACATCTCCAAGCTCAAGAGCTGCGGCGTCTCCTTCCTCGACTCGGCGACCGAAGTGGTGCCGGCCGCGCTGCACTACCTGGGCAAGCCGGCCTACAGCAAGAATGTTTCCGACTACGGCCAGGTGCCGGCGCTGCTCAAGAGCGTGCGCCCGTACGTGACGCTGTTCAGCTCGTCGGGTTACATCAATGACATGGCGAATGGCTCGATCTGCCTGTCGCTCGGCTGGTCTGGCGACATCAACATCGCGCGTCAACGTGCCATCGACGGCAAGACCGGTCAGAACATCCAAGCCCTGATTCCGAAGACCGGCGGCATTGTGTTCATGGACACGATGGTCATCCCGGCCGATGCGCCGCACCCGGACAACGCGCACAAGTTCATCAACTACATCATGCGCCCCGAAGTGCATGGCAGCCTGACGAACAAAGTCTTCTACGCGAATCCGAACAAGGAATCGAAGAAGTTCGTGAAGCCCGAAGTCGCCAGCAATCCGACCGTTTTCCTCTCCGATGCGGACATGAAGAAGATGGCGATGCCGGACGCGATCAACAACGACATTCGCCGCCAGATGACGCGGATTTACACGTCGTTCAAGACTGGTCTGTAA
- a CDS encoding aspartate aminotransferase family protein, whose product MNMNENTRVDTKAIQAIDGAHYLHPFTDNQALGQKGARVMVKGEGIYVWDSEGHKILDGMSGLWCVNVGYGRKELADAAYKQLLEMPYYNSFFQTTNVPAAQLAKLLTEVTPPQFNHVFFSGSGSEGNDTVVRMVRRYWDLLEQPQRKVIISRHNAYHGSTMCGASLGGMSGMHAQGDLPIPNIVHIEQPYWYENGRDMDPDTFGLKAAGWLEEKILEIGADKVAAFIGEPVQGAGGVIIPPKTYWPEIQRICDKYGILLVSDEVICGFGRLGEWWGCEKFGYRPDLMTFAKGVTSGYVPLGGVMVGDRIAKVLLEKGGEFNHGYTYSGHPVACAVALENIEIIRREHLVEKVREETGPYLKEKFEALADHPLVGIAETCGLVAGLVLVKNKTTQEAFDPALEVGMVCRGHMFGNGMIMRAVGDRMIIAPPLVITKAQIDEMVGLIRSCLDKTYADLKQRNWI is encoded by the coding sequence ATGAACATGAATGAAAACACCCGGGTGGATACCAAGGCGATCCAGGCGATCGACGGTGCGCACTACCTGCATCCCTTCACTGACAACCAGGCGCTCGGCCAAAAAGGGGCGCGCGTGATGGTGAAGGGGGAGGGGATCTATGTGTGGGATTCTGAGGGGCACAAAATCCTTGATGGCATGTCCGGGCTCTGGTGTGTGAACGTCGGCTACGGGCGCAAGGAACTCGCCGACGCGGCCTACAAGCAGCTGCTTGAGATGCCGTACTACAACAGCTTCTTCCAGACCACCAACGTACCCGCCGCGCAGCTTGCCAAGCTGCTGACCGAGGTGACGCCACCGCAGTTCAACCACGTCTTCTTCTCCGGCTCCGGCTCGGAGGGTAACGACACGGTGGTACGTATGGTGCGCCGCTACTGGGATCTCCTGGAGCAACCGCAGCGCAAGGTAATCATCAGCCGTCATAACGCTTATCACGGTTCGACGATGTGTGGCGCATCGCTTGGTGGCATGAGCGGCATGCACGCACAAGGGGATCTGCCGATCCCCAATATCGTGCATATCGAGCAGCCCTATTGGTACGAGAACGGTCGCGACATGGACCCGGACACCTTCGGCTTGAAGGCAGCGGGCTGGCTCGAAGAGAAGATCCTTGAAATTGGTGCCGACAAGGTGGCCGCTTTCATCGGCGAGCCGGTGCAGGGCGCCGGTGGCGTGATCATTCCGCCCAAGACCTATTGGCCCGAGATTCAGCGCATCTGCGACAAGTACGGAATTCTTCTGGTTTCGGACGAGGTCATCTGCGGCTTTGGCCGGCTGGGTGAATGGTGGGGCTGCGAGAAGTTCGGCTACAGGCCGGATCTGATGACCTTCGCCAAGGGCGTGACCTCGGGCTATGTGCCACTTGGGGGCGTCATGGTCGGCGATCGCATCGCAAAGGTGCTGCTGGAAAAAGGTGGCGAGTTCAACCACGGCTACACCTATTCCGGGCACCCGGTTGCCTGCGCCGTGGCGCTGGAAAACATCGAGATCATTCGCCGCGAACACCTGGTCGAGAAAGTGCGCGAAGAGACTGGTCCCTACCTGAAGGAGAAATTCGAGGCCCTGGCCGACCACCCGCTGGTGGGCATCGCAGAAACCTGCGGCCTGGTTGCCGGTTTGGTGCTTGTGAAGAACAAAACGACGCAGGAAGCCTTCGATCCTGCACTGGAAGTGGGCATGGTCTGCCGCGGCCACATGTTCGGCAACGGCATGATCATGCGGGCGGTCGGCGATCGGATGATCATTGCGCCGCCGCTGGTGATTACCAAGGCGCAGATCGATGAAATGGTCGGTCTGATCCGCAGCTGTCTCGACAAAACCTACGCAGACCTCAAGCAACGCAACTGGATCTGA
- a CDS encoding glutamine synthetase family protein — protein sequence MTLRENFSHQDMERWLDEKRVTELECLVPDLTGVARGKILPREKFTQDRGMRLPEAVVAGTVTGEYPDKDEGYNGVISGNDRDMVLLPDPATVRLVPWAADPTAQVIHDCYFSNGTLVDFAPRSVLRHVRDLYTEMGWKPVIAPELEFYLIARAPDPDIPLRPPVGRSGRSETSRQAYSIDAVNEFDPLFEDIYDYCDAMELDVDTLIHEIGAGQMEINFLHNEPLGLADKVFFFKRTLRETALRHDMYATFMAKPMAGEPGSAMHVHQSVVDAKTGENIFSNPDGTASKAFYHYIGGLQKYLPACMALMAPYVNSYRRLVRHTAAPINVQWGADNRTVGLRVPHSDPKNRRVENRVIGADANPYLAFAATLACGYLGIKEQIEPTPEASGSAYDSDYQLPRSLAEALDLLRGCEPLRKVIGDRFVTVYSAVKDHEYEEFMRVISPWEREHLLLHV from the coding sequence ATGACTTTGCGTGAAAACTTTTCCCATCAGGACATGGAGCGCTGGCTCGACGAGAAGCGCGTGACCGAACTTGAATGTCTGGTGCCCGACCTGACCGGTGTGGCGCGCGGCAAGATCCTGCCCCGCGAGAAGTTCACCCAGGACCGCGGCATGCGCCTGCCCGAAGCCGTTGTGGCGGGCACTGTGACCGGCGAGTACCCGGACAAGGATGAAGGCTACAACGGTGTGATTTCGGGCAACGATCGCGACATGGTCTTGCTGCCCGACCCCGCTACGGTTCGCCTGGTGCCTTGGGCTGCAGACCCGACTGCGCAGGTCATCCACGACTGCTACTTCTCGAATGGCACCCTCGTGGATTTCGCGCCGCGCAGCGTATTGCGCCATGTGCGCGACCTCTACACCGAGATGGGTTGGAAGCCGGTGATCGCGCCGGAGCTGGAGTTCTACCTGATCGCCCGCGCGCCGGACCCGGATATTCCGCTGCGTCCGCCGGTCGGCCGCAGTGGCCGCTCCGAGACCAGCCGTCAGGCCTACTCGATCGATGCGGTGAACGAGTTCGACCCGCTGTTCGAGGACATCTACGACTACTGCGACGCGATGGAGCTGGACGTCGATACGCTGATCCACGAAATCGGTGCCGGCCAGATGGAGATCAACTTTCTCCACAACGAGCCGCTCGGTCTTGCCGACAAGGTGTTCTTCTTCAAACGCACGCTGCGTGAAACTGCGCTGCGCCACGACATGTACGCCACCTTCATGGCCAAGCCGATGGCGGGCGAGCCGGGATCGGCGATGCATGTGCACCAGAGCGTGGTGGATGCAAAGACCGGCGAGAACATCTTCAGCAACCCGGACGGCACTGCATCGAAGGCCTTCTATCACTACATCGGCGGGCTGCAGAAGTACCTGCCGGCTTGCATGGCGCTGATGGCGCCGTACGTCAATTCCTATCGTCGCCTGGTGCGGCACACCGCTGCGCCGATCAACGTGCAGTGGGGTGCAGACAACCGCACCGTCGGCCTTCGCGTACCGCATTCCGACCCGAAGAACCGTCGCGTGGAGAACCGCGTGATCGGCGCTGATGCGAATCCATACCTCGCCTTTGCTGCCACGCTGGCCTGCGGCTACCTCGGCATCAAGGAACAGATCGAACCGACACCGGAAGCCAGCGGCAGCGCGTATGACTCCGACTACCAACTGCCGCGCAGCCTGGCTGAAGCGCTTGACCTGTTGCGTGGCTGCGAGCCGCTGCGCAAGGTGATCGGCGACCGTTTCGTAACCGTGTATTCGGCAGTGAAGGATCACGAATACGAAGAGTTCATGCGCGTGATCAGCCCTTGGGAACGCGAACACCTGTTGCTGCATGTGTGA